Proteins co-encoded in one Malus sylvestris chromosome 7, drMalSylv7.2, whole genome shotgun sequence genomic window:
- the LOC126628716 gene encoding uncharacterized protein LOC126628716 — MERKVLLVCCAVGLLGLLSAATGFGAEGTRIKGSQVQFVSAAQCEYPRSPALGLGVTAAMALMLAQIILNVFSGCICCKRSPQPYNSNWTVALFCFVLSWFTFVIAFLLLLTGAALNDRHGVESMYFGNYYCYVVKPGVFAGGAVLSIASVALGIVYYVTLNSAKNSDPSWAGSTPNQGAIAMGQPQMPQQSTTTQEPVFVHEDTYMRRQFT, encoded by the exons GAAAAGTGCTTCTGGTTTGCTGCGCGGTGGGACTACTGGGGCTGCTATCAGCCGCCACAGGTTTCGGCGCCGAGGGCACGAGAATCAAG GGTTCTCAGGTTCAGTTTGTCTCAGCTGCTCAATGTGAATACCCTCGGAGTCCGGCTCTTGGACTTGGTGTAACTGCTGCAATGGCTCTTATGTTAGCTCAAATAATTCTAAATGTATTTTCTGGGTGCATTTGTTGCAAAAGGAGCCCTCAGCCTTACAACTCTAACTGGACAGTAGCGTTGTTCTGCTTTGTTCTTTCCTG GTTCACATTTGTTATAGCGTTTCTTCTGCTGCTCACTGGTGCTGCACTCAATGACCGACATGGTGTAGAAAGCATGTACTTTGGCAACTACTACTGTTACGTTGTGAAACCCGGAGTGTTTGCCGGAGGTGCCGTTTTGTCAATTGCAAGTGTGGCACTTGGAATTGTCTACTATGTCACCTTAAATTCAGCAAAGAACAGTGATCCTTCATGGGCTGGTTCCACCCCTAATCAAGGGGCAATAGCTATGGGGCAACCTCAGATGCCACAGCAGAGCACTACTACCCAAGAACCAGTATTCGTCCATGAAGACACGTACATGAGGCGGCAGTTCACATGA
- the LOC126628705 gene encoding cell division cycle 20.2, cofactor of APC complex-like, with product MDAGSMGSSPNMKSQSRCPLQEQFLQRRNSRENLDRFIPNRSAMDFDFANMMLTEGRKGKENPAASSPSREAYRKQLAEAMNMNRTRILAFKNKPPAPVEMFPREFSSLQQDKPAKPRRHIPQTSEKTLDAPDLVDDYYLNLLDWGSCNVLAIALANTVYLWDATNGSTSELVTFEDEVGSVTSVSWAPDGRHIAIGLDNSEVQLWDSTANKQLRTLRGCHRSRVGSLAWNNHILTTGGMDGCIVNNDVRIRSHIVETYRGHEQEVCGLKWSASGQQLASGGNDNLLHIWDRSVASSNSPTQWLHRLEDHTAAVKALAWCPFQGNLLASGGGGGDRCIKFWNTHTGACLNSVDTGSQVCSLLWNKNERELLSSHGFTQNQLTLWKYPSMAKIAELTGHTSRVLYMAQSPDGCTVASAAGDETLRFWNVFGVPEVAKPAPKANPEPFAHLNRIR from the exons ATGGATGCAGGATCAATGGGTTCTTCACCCAACATGAAGTCGCAGTCTAGGTGCCCTCTTCAAGAACAGTTTCTTCAGCGAAGGAATTCTCGGGAAAAC TTGGACAGGTTCATACCAAACAGGTCAGCAATGGATTTTGATTTCGCGAACATGATGCTAACGGAAGGTAGGAAAGGTAAGGAAAACCCAGCTGCCTCTTCCCCATCCAGAGAGGCCTATCGGAAGCAGTTGGCAGAGGCAATGAACATGAACCGGACTAGAATCCTTGCATTCAAGAACAAGCCACCTGCCCCTGTTGAGATGTTCCCGCGCGAGTTCTCTTCTCTGCAACAGGATAAACCGGCAAAGCCCCGAAGACACATTCCTCAA ACCTCAGAGAAGACATTGGATGCTCCGGACCTTGTGGATGATTACTACCTCAATTTGTTGGATTGGGGGAGCTGCAATGTCCTCGCAATAGCTCTTGCAAACACAGTTTATTTGTGGGATGCTACCAATGGTTCTACTTCGGAACTGGTCACATTTGAGGATGAAGTTGGATCTGTGACCAGCGTCAGTTGGGCTCCTGATGGGCGCCACATTGCTATTGGACTGGACAATTCTGAAGTACAGTTATGGGATTCGACTGCTAACAAACAG CTGAGAACTTTGAGAGGTTGCCACCGTTCACGAGTAGGCTCTTTGGCATGGAACAACCACATTCTTACAACTGGAGGGATGGACGGTTGCATTGTGAACAATGATGTAAGAATTAGATCACACATTGTTGAGACATACAGAGGACATGAGCAAGAGGTTTGTGGACTCAAGTGGTCGGCCTCAGGCCAACAATTGGCTAGCGGAGGAAACGACAACCTTCTCCATATATGGGACAGATCAGTGGCATCTTCAAATTCACCAACTCAGTGGCTTCACAGACTTGAAGATCATACAGCTGCAGTGAAAGCCCTGGCTTGGTGTCCTTTCCAGGGCAATTTATTGGCTTCTGGTGGAGGCGGGGGTGACCGGTGCATAAAGTTTTGGAACACTCACACAGGTGCATGCTTGAACTCGGTTGACACTGGCTCTCAGGTCTGTTCTTTGCTGTGGAACAAGAATGAAAGGGAATTGCTTAGCTCACATGGGTTTACTCAGAATCAGCTCACTCTTTGGAAATACCCGTCGATGGCTAAAATTGCCGAGCTCACTGGCCATACTTCTAGAGTTCTTTATATGGCTCAG AGCCCCGATGGTTGCACAGTTGCATCAGCAGCTGGTGATGAAACACTCAGGTTTTGGAACGTTTTTGGGGTCCCTGAGGTGGCTAAACCAGCTCCCAAAGCTAACCCCGAGCCTTTTGCTCATTTGAACCGCATTCGCTGA
- the LOC126628718 gene encoding gluconokinase-like isoform X2, whose translation MLAKEINSSFIDADDFHPQSNKEKMRKGIPLTEEDRIPWLETLRNSVRDKLVAGGTVILGCSALQKRYREILRSADPNYKSGSCASLVKFVLLDAQAEVLAARLEKRIAEGKHFMSPALLQSQLGLLQIDDSEGILKVDAALSPQEIVNTIQRLLFDLGVQNCNH comes from the exons ATGCTGGCGAAAGAGATAAATTCTAGCTTTATAGATGCAGATGATTTCCACCCTCAATCAAACAAAG AAAAGATGCGTAAGGGGATCCCTCTCACAGAAGAAGACCGGATTCCTTGGCTTGAGACACTTCGAAATAGCGTAAGAGACAAGTTGGTCGCTGGTGGAACTGTGATTCTTGGGTGTTCGGCTCTGCAGAAGCGATACAGAGAAATTTTAAGATCTGCCGACCCTAATTATAAATCGGGAAGTTGCGCCAGTTTGGTGAAGttcgtcttgttggatgctcAGGCAGAGGTGCTGGCTGCTAGATTAGAGAAAAGAATCGCGGAAGGGAAGCATTTCATGTCACCTGCACTTTTGCAGTCTCAGTTGGGGTTGCTTCAGATTGATGATTCTGAAGGAATACTTAAAGTTGATGCCGCTTTAAGTCCTCAAGAAATTGTAAACACCATTCAAAGATTGCTTTTCGATTTAGGAGTTCAGAATTGTAATCATTAG
- the LOC126628718 gene encoding gluconokinase-like isoform X1 has protein sequence MASDLGGGMVVVIMGVSGAGKSTIGEMLAKEINSSFIDADDFHPQSNKEKMRKGIPLTEEDRIPWLETLRNSVRDKLVAGGTVILGCSALQKRYREILRSADPNYKSGSCASLVKFVLLDAQAEVLAARLEKRIAEGKHFMSPALLQSQLGLLQIDDSEGILKVDAALSPQEIVNTIQRLLFDLGVQNCNH, from the exons ATGGCTTCAGATCTTGGCGGAG GGATGGTTGTTGTGATCATGGGAGTCAGTGGTGCTGGCAAATC CACGATAGGTGAGATGCTGGCGAAAGAGATAAATTCTAGCTTTATAGATGCAGATGATTTCCACCCTCAATCAAACAAAG AAAAGATGCGTAAGGGGATCCCTCTCACAGAAGAAGACCGGATTCCTTGGCTTGAGACACTTCGAAATAGCGTAAGAGACAAGTTGGTCGCTGGTGGAACTGTGATTCTTGGGTGTTCGGCTCTGCAGAAGCGATACAGAGAAATTTTAAGATCTGCCGACCCTAATTATAAATCGGGAAGTTGCGCCAGTTTGGTGAAGttcgtcttgttggatgctcAGGCAGAGGTGCTGGCTGCTAGATTAGAGAAAAGAATCGCGGAAGGGAAGCATTTCATGTCACCTGCACTTTTGCAGTCTCAGTTGGGGTTGCTTCAGATTGATGATTCTGAAGGAATACTTAAAGTTGATGCCGCTTTAAGTCCTCAAGAAATTGTAAACACCATTCAAAGATTGCTTTTCGATTTAGGAGTTCAGAATTGTAATCATTAG
- the LOC126628706 gene encoding altered inheritance rate of mitochondria protein 25-like isoform X2 — MNWTRFSTKIYKTCAADSKSGSSFCHTRKPRHNATDNIESIPVRCGFQSQRGNLPSTSWPRDGCCVATVAKDVQDSEQRLMGSRNVISRFNGSSVWSKQSLVSLSRQFGHKAGSGGDPELTRDFFIQLWVADRIMEQSKRNGRGKAVKYSKQTPYHYSSYGWYPSAPFSQAASFDEDEPDMKQPPPSQSVSGYLKPESPEEAQVMPLLARSNLLITREIEWVNLTLGFEQENRYAIVDVCYPESPVGFIREKSQFIGRQLLRLRRPFVACVTDAMGNELFRVRRPFWWITSSIYVEINSKEIGVVHRRWHLWRRVYDLYLGNKQFAVVENPGFWHWTFTLKDIDSKVLAEIDREWRGFGFEIFTDAGQYVIRFGSSDASSITGSARLINELEVIRPLTLLERAVTVALAVSLDNDYFSRHGGCLCARYQTFP; from the exons ATGAACTGGACAAGGTTTTCCACCAAGATTTACAAAACTTGTGCAGCAGATTCCAAAAGTGGATCCTCATTCTGTCATACTAGAAAACCCCGTCACAATGCTACTGACAACATTGAAAGCATTCCGGTCCGCTGTGGTTTTCAGTCTCAAAGAGGAAACTTACCTTCTACTTCATGGCCTCGGGATGGATGCTGTGTTGCTACTGTGGCGAAAGATGTTCAAGATTCTGAGCAGAGGTTGATGGGATCAAGAAATGTAATTTCGAGGTTTAATGGAAGTTCTGTGTGGTCAAAGCAGAGCCTGGTATCTTTGTCTCGTCAGTTTGGGCACAAGGCTGGTAGTGGTGGTGATCCTGAGTTGACTAGGGACTTCTTTATACAGCTCTGGGTTGCAGATAGGATAATGGAACAGTCTAAAAGAAACGGAAGAGGGAAAGCTGTGAAGTATAGTAAACAAACACCGTACCACTATTCATCCTACGGATGGTATCCAAGTGCACCCTTCAGTCAAGCAGCCTCTTTTGATGAGGATGAACCCGATATGAAGCAACCGCCTCCAAGCCAATCCGTCTCTGGATATCTGAAGCCAGAATCTCCAGAAGAG gCCCAGGTGATGCCTCTTCTTGCTAGATCAAATCTGCTGATTACTAGGGAGATAGAGTGGGTAAATCTTACTCTTGGATTTGAGCAG GAAAATCGGTATGCAATAGTGGATGTGTGCTACCCAGAGTCA CCTGTTGGTTTTATTCGTGAGAAGAGTCAGTTTATTGGTAGACAG TTGCTTCGCCTCAGGCGCCCTTTTGTTGCTTGTGTAACTGATGCCATGGGTAATGAGCTCTTTAGG GTTCGCAGGCCTTTTTGGTGGATAACCAGCTCAATTTATGTAGAGATCAACAGTAAG GAAATCGGTGTGGTTCACAGACGATGGCATCTTTGGAGGAGGGTGTATGATTTGTACCTAGG GAATAAGCAGTTTGCAGTTGTAGAAAATCCTGGCTTCTGGCATTGGACTTTTACTTTGAAGGACATTGACAGCAAAGTTTTGGCTGAGATTGATCGTGAATGGAGGGGTTTTGGCTTTGAG ATTTTCACTGATGCGGGGCAATATGTGATTCGGTTTGGGAGTTCTGATGCCAGCTCCATTACTGGTTCTGCTAGATTG ATTAATGAGTTGGAAGTCATTCGACCACTGACTCTGTTAGAGAGAGCTGTAACTGTTGCTCTTGCTGTATCGTTGGACAACGACTATTTCTCAAGACACGGTGGATG CCTTTGTGCTCGTTACCAAACATTTCCATAG
- the LOC126628706 gene encoding altered inheritance rate of mitochondria protein 25-like isoform X1: MNWTRFSTKIYKTCAADSKSGSSFCHTRKPRHNATDNIESIPVRCGFQSQRGNLPSTSWPRDGCCVATVAKDVQDSEQRLMGSRNVISRFNGSSVWSKQSLVSLSRQFGHKAGSGGDPELTRDFFIQLWVADRIMEQSKRNGRGKAVKYSKQTPYHYSSYGWYPSAPFSQAASFDEDEPDMKQPPPSQSVSGYLKPESPEEAQVMPLLARSNLLITREIEWVNLTLGFEQENRYAIVDVCYPESPVGFIREKSQFIGRQLLRLRRPFVACVTDAMGNELFRVRRPFWWITSSIYVEINSKEIGVVHRRWHLWRRVYDLYLGNKQFAVVENPGFWHWTFTLKDIDSKVLAEIDREWRGFGFEIFTDAGQYVIRFGSSDASSITGSARLINELEVIRPLTLLERAVTVALAVSLDNDYFSRHGGWGSPFYEVGE, encoded by the exons ATGAACTGGACAAGGTTTTCCACCAAGATTTACAAAACTTGTGCAGCAGATTCCAAAAGTGGATCCTCATTCTGTCATACTAGAAAACCCCGTCACAATGCTACTGACAACATTGAAAGCATTCCGGTCCGCTGTGGTTTTCAGTCTCAAAGAGGAAACTTACCTTCTACTTCATGGCCTCGGGATGGATGCTGTGTTGCTACTGTGGCGAAAGATGTTCAAGATTCTGAGCAGAGGTTGATGGGATCAAGAAATGTAATTTCGAGGTTTAATGGAAGTTCTGTGTGGTCAAAGCAGAGCCTGGTATCTTTGTCTCGTCAGTTTGGGCACAAGGCTGGTAGTGGTGGTGATCCTGAGTTGACTAGGGACTTCTTTATACAGCTCTGGGTTGCAGATAGGATAATGGAACAGTCTAAAAGAAACGGAAGAGGGAAAGCTGTGAAGTATAGTAAACAAACACCGTACCACTATTCATCCTACGGATGGTATCCAAGTGCACCCTTCAGTCAAGCAGCCTCTTTTGATGAGGATGAACCCGATATGAAGCAACCGCCTCCAAGCCAATCCGTCTCTGGATATCTGAAGCCAGAATCTCCAGAAGAG gCCCAGGTGATGCCTCTTCTTGCTAGATCAAATCTGCTGATTACTAGGGAGATAGAGTGGGTAAATCTTACTCTTGGATTTGAGCAG GAAAATCGGTATGCAATAGTGGATGTGTGCTACCCAGAGTCA CCTGTTGGTTTTATTCGTGAGAAGAGTCAGTTTATTGGTAGACAG TTGCTTCGCCTCAGGCGCCCTTTTGTTGCTTGTGTAACTGATGCCATGGGTAATGAGCTCTTTAGG GTTCGCAGGCCTTTTTGGTGGATAACCAGCTCAATTTATGTAGAGATCAACAGTAAG GAAATCGGTGTGGTTCACAGACGATGGCATCTTTGGAGGAGGGTGTATGATTTGTACCTAGG GAATAAGCAGTTTGCAGTTGTAGAAAATCCTGGCTTCTGGCATTGGACTTTTACTTTGAAGGACATTGACAGCAAAGTTTTGGCTGAGATTGATCGTGAATGGAGGGGTTTTGGCTTTGAG ATTTTCACTGATGCGGGGCAATATGTGATTCGGTTTGGGAGTTCTGATGCCAGCTCCATTACTGGTTCTGCTAGATTG ATTAATGAGTTGGAAGTCATTCGACCACTGACTCTGTTAGAGAGAGCTGTAACTGTTGCTCTTGCTGTATCGTTGGACAACGACTATTTCTCAAGACACGGTGGATG GGGATCGCCATTTTATGAAGTAGGAGAATAG
- the LOC126628701 gene encoding uncharacterized protein LOC126628701, whose amino-acid sequence MCIMGSADSGAGDFSVGSIVWVRRRNGSWWPGKIVGPEELSTSHLTSPRSGTPVKLLGREDASVDWYNLEKSKRVKAFRCGEFDDCIEKAESAQGMPIKKREKYARREDAILHALELEKQLLKKQGKLGVEPTGVIYKAKRSKIVYLPAESGESLGYEASPSNHVEISASPVGARPHAESMISENTSGFTEDDSDSSETDTSESESDSSETEPDMDEDMPLLSEPEVGRYEAQEHRIMVGEEPDELSHSGDMAHLYSHDSLFASGAVSKWQLKGKRNIRNLTKKSMDATYGKGYNYGPYPEEKTEFGLEDEYSMASRAAARRRNSVGQHMIDWEDWTWEDRSAWNEYWDIKRERFHPVYDGRHHYRRRPKYLIDVDLKVQASYQKEPVPIVSLMSKLNGKAIIGHPIQIEALEDGSSNSLLSTVDEFGEEAIDNNGVATLPHAWRTARRTANVRVPRPHLSSALDGDETADYPPFSDEESRPPFKKLNIGSFSNNASQGKRSLPNNSRLPTDRKFSKKAGKKVILSSSQKTRTISSIPVEQKFSNKRMHHDSSSYQRGGLIKPESSGAATTVACIPVKLVFSRLLEKINRPPSKAVSTVLLNSEKERNS is encoded by the exons ATGTGTATTATGGGTAGTGCGGATTCAGGTGCGGGGGATTTCAGCGTAGGATCGATCGTCTGGGTGAGGCGGAGGAACGGGTCCTGGTGGCCGGGGAAGATAGTGGGCCCGGAAGAGCTCTCTACTTCGCATCTCACGTCGCCTCGCTCTGGGACCCCCGTCAAGCTTCTCGGCAGAGAAGATGCCAGTGT TGACTGGTACAATCTGGAAAAATCCAAGCGTGTTAAGGCATTTCGATGCGGTGAGTTTGATGATTGTATTGAGAAGGCTGAATCAGCGCAGGGTATGCCTATAAAGAAAAGGGAGAAATATGCACGTCGAGAAGATGCTATTCTTCATGCGCTTGAGCTTGAGAAGCAGTTATTGAAGAAACAAGGAAAGTTAG GAGTGGAGCCGACAGGAGTTATTTACAAGGCAAAGAGGAGTAAAATTGTATATTTGCCAGCTGAGTCTGGTGAATCCTTGGGGTACGAAGCATCTCCTTCAAACCATGTAGAGATCTCAGCTTCCCCAGTTGGTGCTCGTCCTCATGCTGAGTCCATGATTTCAGAGAACACTTCTGGTTTTACAGAGGATGACTCTGATTCTTCTGAAACTGATACTTCTGAGTCCGAGTCGGATTCATCTGAGACAGAACCAgatatggatgaagacatgCCTTTACTTTCAG AACCAGAAGTGGGAAGATATGAAGCACAAGAACACAGAATCATGGTTGGTGAGGAGCCTGATGAATTATCTCATTCTGGTGATATGGCTCACCTATATAGTCATGACTCTCTATTTGCTAGTGGAGCTGTGTCCAAATGGCAGCTGAAAGGGAAAAGGAATATCCGCAATCTTACAAAAAAGTCTATGGATGCCACTTACGGAAAAGGCTATAATTATGGACCATATCCTGAAGAAAAG ACTGAGTTTGGACTGGAAGATGAATACTCGATGGCATCAAGGGCTGCAGCAAGACGTCGAAACAGTGTTGGTCAGCATATGATTGATTGGGAGGACTGGACCTGGGAGGATAGGTCTGCTTGGAACGAATACTGGGACATCAAAAGAGAGCGCTTTCACCCGGTATATGATGGCCGTCATCATTATCGCAGGAGGCCAAAATACTTGATAGATGTTGACTTGAAGGTCCAGGCAAGTTACCAAAAGGAGCCTGTTCCAATTGTTTCTCTGATGAGCAAGTTAAATGGGAAGGCAATAATAGGGCACCCAATCCAAATTGAAGCCTTAGAAGATGGTTCATCCAACTCGCTTCTTTCAACAGTTGATGAATTTGGTGAAGAAGCAATTGACAATAATGGGGTTGCAACCCTTCCACACGCATGGAGGACGGCAAGGAGGACGGCAAATGTTCGAGTCCCACGCCCTCATTTATCATCTGCATTGGATGGTGATGAAACTGCTGACTACCCTCCCTTTTCAGATGAAGAAAGCAGACCACCATTTAAGAAACTAAATATAGGGAGTTTCAGTAACAATGCAAGCCAGGGCAAAAGGAGCCTTCCTAACAACTCTCGGCTTCCCACTGATAGAAAGTTCTCAAAAAAGGCGGGCAAGAAAGTGATCTTATCGTCAAGCCAGAAAACGAGGACCATATCTTCAATACCCGTTGAACAGAAATTTAGTAACAAGCGAATGCATCATGATAGCAGTAGTTATCAAAGGGGAGGGCTGATCAAACCGGAGTCTTCTGGGGCTGCTACTACTGTAGCTTGCATACCGGTGAAATTAGTATTCAGTAGGTTACTTGAGAAGATCAATAGGCCGCCATCAAAAGCAGTTAGTACGGTTTTATTGAATAGCGAAAAGGAGAGAAATTCATGA
- the LOC126628702 gene encoding uncharacterized protein LOC126628702 has protein sequence MDFSTLSRRELQTLCKRNKLPANLTNVAMADSLKNLKLVEGIEELLNQSPQKTMNGSLSIPRTAARTSARRRPIAEEPESSQPLTRNHRGGTRRAVAEEVVDLEMAEVVPKTPAAPSTRSRAPAASARQKTETQKETASVQKSMYNTRRSVRLLERTMANLSLGYENSMPLKMNELSSEINNDSEKTDVSVDEGSNMQTVSEANSERVDVSEVPLENEGQLNGDAEENSKADVIEVDDFEQKSEPEAEVSESEAALDDIVVSEVTDAAYDKKPNDEETENSLAAKVSDDVSAEGMDHSIAAEKPEDDITTVEDQNLENDDSDSKSAAGETGDVKDVANVEEADKPEPLTLSLSGDQQPMLSGKDSTYEVAEADYNEKFDFESDSIKDGDSGDSTEGEFSEDEPTDENSVECDEFDSETESMTEDGSDDAVAEEGEKFGDESLVGASNVTKVAEVVVNNSEVDVCVEGDPALDKAPTLPPSESEQLPLQFPRPTLSKPGKSPGKKRSEVTSYIFDDNEENIDDGSDNGGVEVKRDADATDKDSVASGLEAKSLRQLRKMLKSQLKIKTEDKMVEKPRTALQEVAENQMAGNGN, from the exons ATGGATTTCTCCACCCTTTCCAGAAGAGAGCTCCAGACTCTGTGCAAGAGGAACAAACTCCCAGCCAACCTCACCAATGTCGCCATGGCCGATTCTCTCAAGAATCTCAAACTC GTGgaaggaattgaagagttgCTGAATCAATCTCCACAGAAAACAATGAACGGCTCACTAAGTATCCCTCGCACTGCTGCAAGAACCTCCGCTCGAAGAAGGCCAATCGCTGAAGAGCCAGAAAGCTCACAGCCATTGACACGCAATCACCGGGGCGGGACAAGGAGAGCAGTTGCTGAAGAGGTGGTGGACCTGGAAATGGCCGAGGTGGTGCCTAAGACTCCTGCCGCACCAAGCACTCGGAGTAGGGCTCCAGCTGCTTCTGCTCGCCAAAAGACAGAGACCCAGAAGGAGACAGCTTCCGTGCAGAAGAGCATGTATAACACGAGGCGATCCGTGAGGCTGCTGGAAAGGACCATGGCTAACTTGAGCCTGGGGTATGAGAACAGTATGCCTCTTAAGATGAATGAACTTTCCTCTGAAATCAACAATGATTCGGAGAAGACGGATGTCTCAGTTGATGAGG GGTCTAATATGCAGACAGTATCGGAGGCGAACTCAGAGAGAGTTGATGTTTCTGAAGTTCCATTGGAGAATGAAGGGCAGTTGAACGGTGATGCGGAGGAAAATAGCAAGGCCGACGTGATTGAAGTAGATGATTTCGAGCAAAAATCTGAACCGGAAGCTGAGGTATCTGAATCAGAGGCAGCCTTAGATGACATTGTGGTTTCAGAAGTTACGGATGCAGCATATGACAAGA AACCTAATGATGAAGAAACAGAAAACTCTTTGGCCGCCAAAGTTTCTGATGACGTTTCTGCTGAGGGCATGGACCATTCTATTGCTGCTGAGAAACCGGAAGATGACATCACTACGGTGGAGGATCAAAATCTTGAGAACGACGATTCTGACTCGAAATCTGCCGCTGGGGAGACTGGAGACGTTAAGGATGTGGCTAATGTAGAAGAAGCTGATAAGCCTGAGCCATTGACTCTGAGCTTGTCTGGTGACCAGCAGCCTATGCTTAGTGGCAAGGACTCAACGTATGAGGTGGCAGAGGCGGATTATAACGAGAAATTCGATTTTGAATCAGACTCGATCAAGGATGGAGATTCTGGTGACAGCACTGAAGGAGAATTTAGTGAAGATGAACCCACGGATGAAAACTCAGTTGAGTGTGATGAGTTCGATTCGGAAACAGAATCCATGACAGAAGATGGTTCTGATGATGCCGTCGCTGAGGAAGGAGAAAAATTTGGTGATGAAAGTTTGGTTGGTGCTAGTAATGTGACTAAAGTAGCAGAAGTTGTGGTCAATAACTCTGAAGTTGATGTTTGTGTAGAAGGCGACCCAGCTTTGGACAAGGCTCCAACATTGCCACCCTCGGAATCTGAGCAGCTTCCGCTTCAGTTTCCCCGTCCAACTCTCTCAAAACCCGGGAAGTCTCCAGGCAAGAAGCGATCGGAAGTCACGAGCTACATCTTCGATGACAATGAGGAAAACATTGATGATGGCAGTGACAATGGCGGAGTTGAGGTCAAGAGAGACGCGGATGCCACCGACAAGGATAGCGTGGCGAGTGGATTGGAGGCTAAGAGTCTAAGGCAGCTAAGGAAAATGCTGAAAAGTCAATTGAAGATCAAGACAGAAGATAAGATGGTAGAGAAGCCAAGAACTGCGTTGCAGGAAGTAGCAGAGAACCAAATGGCAGGCAATGGGAACTGA